Genomic DNA from Niabella ginsenosidivorans:
AGATAAAGCCACTTACCTCATGGAACTTTGCAAACAGCTGCACCTGCAATTGCTGGTAGTTACGCCCAGTGATAAGATCCAGATTGTGCAGGATTATATTGCGCACGTGCACCTGGCGCAGCGGGTCAACAACCGCCACAGCATTATGTATAATATGACCATCAAACAATTGCAGCAGCGTTCAGAAGTAAGAAGCGAGAGTTGAGTTATCAGATCTCAATAATCAGTTTTCAGCTTTCAGTTATCCGTTATTAGTTTTCAGCGTTTATCTAACCTGAAAGCAGAAACCTGGAAAACTGAAGCCCAAAGCCGTGATTTGTGTCTGTACAAATCACTTAAGGCCACAATAGTTTGGGAAGGTTTTAACAAAAGGATTCCCGTGTATTAGAAGAGCTTTGATCATAAAAAAAGCAACCCATGCGGATTGCTTTTAAAAAACGTATTAAAAAGTAAAATTAAGCTACTTCTACTTCTGCACCTGCTTCTTTCAGCTTAGCAGCGATGTCATCAGCTTCAGCTTTAGCTACTCCTTCTTTTACAGGTTTTGGAGCGCCATCCACTAATTCTTTAGCTTCTTTCAAACCTAAACCAGTTAAGTCTTTAACTACCTTAACCACGTTTAATTTGTTAGGGCCAGATGCTTTTAAGATTACATCAAATGCTGTTTTTTCTTCAACAGCAGCAGCGCCACCACCAGCAGCGGGAGCTGCAACAGCTACAGCAGCAGCTGCAGGCTCAATGCCGTACTCATCTTTTAAAATCTGAGCTAACTCATTTACTTCTTTTACAGTTAAGTTTACTAACTGCTCTGCGAATGCTTTTAAATCTGCCATTTTTTACATTTTTAAAAACCGCCTTCATCGTTCCAGATTTAAGGACTCCGGCGGAGGTTTATAATTAGTGTCTTCACTACATTCCCGAAGACATAGGATTTCAGATCTGGGATCTCAGGAACCAGCCATCAGGTCTGATAGCTGTTCTCTTTTTAATTAGCCCGCTCTTCCAGCGCTTTTACAAGACTGGCCAGCTTGTTACCTGCGTTCAGGCCGCTGATAACATTTTTGGCCGGAGATTGCAGTAAGCCGATGATTTCGCCGATAACATCCTGTTTGCTTTTCAGGGCGGTCAATACTTCCAGGTTATTGTCTCCCTGGTAAACGCTTCCGTCAATAAAAGCAGCCTTCAGTACAGGCTTATCCAGTTTGCCTTCTTTACGGAAAGAGCTTAAGATCAGAGCCGGCTCTTTCGGGTTTTCAGAAAACAACAGGGCAGTTACCTGGTGCAATGAATCAAATACACCGGAGTATTTCTCGCTATCCAGCGATTCCAGCGCCTTGCGGATCAGCGTGTTTTTTGCCACCTTCATCTCCACATTCTTATCAAAGCAGGCACGGCGTAATTTACCCACCTGGTCAACAGTTAATGACTCAGTATCGGTAATATAAAAATTATCATATTGAGCAAATTTGCCTTTCAGCAATTCGATCACTTCTGTTTTTTGTTCTTTAGTCATTGTATTACGGTTTGACTGTTTTAAAATTAAGACCGGTCAATGCCGGGCGATTATTGCACAAAGGATTTTGTGTCCAGGGGAATACCAGGGCTCATTGTGCTTGCCATGCTGATCCCTTTTAAATAAGTACCTTTTGCGGTAGTGGGCTTTGCTTTGATCAGCGCATTTAAAAATTCCTGACCATTTTCAGCAATCTTATCAGCGCTGAAGCTTACACGCCCTATAGAAGCGTGCACAATACCCGCTTTATCTACCTTAAATGCAATTTTACCGCCTTTTACTTCATTTACAGCAGCAGCTACATCATTGGTAACCGTACCTGTTTTGGGGTTGGGCATCAGGTTACGCGGACCTAAGATCTTACCCAGCTTTCCGATTTTAGGCATTACGGAAGGTGTGGCTATAATTACATCCACATCTGTCCAGCCGCCTTCAATTTTCTGAACATACTCATCCAATCCTACATAATCAGCGCCTGCAGTGGTTGCATCCGCTTCTTTTTCAGGAGTGCAAAGAACCAGCACTCTTTTTGTTTTACCGGTTCCATGCGGTAATGTTACGGTGCCACGAATCGCCTGGTCTGCTTTTTTAGGATCTACGCCTAAACGCACGTGCAGGTCAACAGAAGCATCAAACTTTGCAACATTTATATCTTTTACCAATGCAGAAGCCTCTTTCAGCGTATACGCCTTATTAGCGTCCAGCTTTGCATTTGCAACTTTTCTTTTTTTACTAATGAATGCCATTTTAAATTCTTTTTAGTTCTGTGATGGAGATTAATTTTCCCATGGGGCTTTACCTTCAACATTCAGTCCCATGCTACGTGCGGTGCCCGCCACCATTTTCATAGCAGCCTCAACAGTGAAGCAGTTCAGGTCCGGCATCTTGTCTTTTGCAATAGCCTCAACCTGATCCCAGGTTACCTTACCTACTTTAGCACGATTGCTTTCTTTAGAACCTTTTTGAATTTTAGCAGCTTCCATTAACTGGATAGACGCAGGAGGAGTTTTGATTACAAATTCAAAACTTTTGTCGCTATAAACAGTGATTAATACGGGAAGTACTTTTCCCATTTTGTCCTGGGTGCGCGCGTTAAATTGTTTACAGAATTCCATGATGTTCACACCTTTGGAACCTAACGCCGGCCCAACCGGAGGTGCAGGATTGGCCTGGCCACCCTTTACCTGTAGCTTTACAAAGCCAGAGATTTCTTTTGCCATTTTATTCGATTTATTGGTTCAAGCGACTCATTATCAGCAGATAAGAGTCTCCCAAATTCCTCTGTCCGCCTGTTGGGGCGAACCATAAAAGAACTAATTGGGGATGCAAAGGTAAGGGGAAGAATTTAGAATTTAGAATTTGGAATTTAGAATTCAGAATTTTCAGCAACGAATAAAACTATTTCATTATGAATTTATTAAGAAAATATCTGGAATTTTGCACCGGCGAAAAATTTTTCGCATCAACATCATCCTTTTACATTTTTTATTCCTTCTTTATTGTTTCACATTCCCTTTCTTACACCATCTCCTGCATATCTACCAGCTTGCGGTAGATCCCCCCTTCTATCAGCATTAATTTTTCATGTGATCCCCGCTCAGCAATTTCGCCCCGGTTCAAAACAATAATTTCGTCTGCATGCCGTACGGTGCTTAAGCGGTGTGCAATAACCAGCGAAGTGCGGTTCTGCATCATTTTATTAATAGCGTCCTGCACCAGACGTTCACTTTCTGTATCTAATGAGGAAGTGGCTTCATCTAAAATAAGGATCGGCGGGTTTTTCAGTACCGCCCGGGCAATGGTCAGCCGCTGGCGTTCACCTCCGCTCAGTTTTATACCCCTGTCGCCGATATTCGTTTCAAATTTTTCAGGCTTATTCTCTATGAACCGGTATGCATTGGCCACTTTTGCCGCATTCTCAATAGCCTCCTGGCTGGCATCCGGTTCGGCCAGCGTAATATTGTTAGCAATGGTATCATTGAACAGAATAGGCTCCTGTGTTACAATTCCGATATGTTCACGAACACTCTGAATGCTGTATTCTTTAATATTGACCCCGTCAAAAAGGATCTCGCCGGAAGTAGTGTCATGGAACCGGGGCACCAAGTCAGCCAGGGTGCTTTTTCCTGCGCCGCTGCTTCCTACCAATGCCACTGTCTTACCTTTGGGAATGGAAAAGCTGATGTTCTTTAAAATGGGCGTTTCGTTATAAGAAAAACAAACATTCCGGAATTCAATGCAATCTTTAAATTCTTCAAGCTGTTTTCTACCGTTATCCTGCACCGTAACAGGTGTGTTCAGCAGCTCTTCCAGCCGTTCAATTGCGGCCGAGCCGGCCTGTACGTTAAAATAAGAAGTTGAAAGTGTTTTCGCCGGGTTGATCATCAGGGCAAAAATGGCGATATAAGAAATCAGGTCCCCTGCCTGCAGCCGGTTCCCGTTTAAAATCAGGTTAGCGCCAAAATAAATGATCACGCACAGTACAATCACACCCAGTAGTTCTGTAAGCGGCGATGCCAGGTCCCTGCGGGCACTCATTTTTTTATTAATACCCAGCAGCGTACTATTCATGCGAATAAACCGCGACTCCAGTATTTTTTCGGCACAAAAGGCTTTTACAATGCGGATGCCGCTGAGGGTCTCATCCAGGATGCCAAGCGTTTCTCCTACCCGTTCCGATGCCTCGTTGCTTTGTCGCTTTAACGACCGGCTGATGCGGCCGATAATAAATGCGGTTGCAGGCAGTAAAATAAAAAGAAACAGGGATAGCGTAGGACTGATAAAGATCATGGTAAACAGGTACCCGATCACTGTAATGGGGTCTTTTACAAGCCCCTCCATGGTATTGATTATAGAACCTTCTATCAGTGCCACGTCATTGGTCATCCTTGACATGATGTCCCCTTTGCGCTGCTCGGAAAAATAGCCAACCGGCAGGGTAAGGATCTTTTTATAGACATCATTTTTTAAATGGATGACGATAGAGCTTCTTACCGGAACGGATATATAAGAGGAAGTATATAAAAACAGGTTCTTTAAAAAGGTGGTTACAATGATAAACATACAACAGAGTGCCACTGCAAAAAGCTTTCCATGCTCAGTAATGGCGGTAGTAAGTATATTGGTAACCAGGCGCCCGGTACTACTGCCGCTTAACATTTGCTTGGCAGCATCTCCGCCGCCGGTATCAAAAATAATGGACATCAGCGGGCCCAGCATGGCAACCGACAATACGGACAGGCTGGTAGCTAAAATGGCTAACGAAACATAAAGAAGGATCTTCCATTTGTAATAACCAATGTATTTGAATAACCGACCAAATTTTTTTAGCTTCATTGAAGTAGTAAATAGAAACGTGCAAAGGTAAGAGAAAATAGTACGCTCATCAATATGAAGCTCCATAAAATTCTGTCAAATCCTGTTAATAAGCAATTATGTAGTAAATTAGCCTCCAAAAGCACCCGTTTATTCAATGAAAATTTACGACTGTTTTACGTTCTTTAACGAGCTCGATCTTCTTGAATTCAGATTAAAGCTTTTGGACAAATATGTAGACTATTTTGTTCTGGCAGAATCAAATCTTACTCATTCCGGCAAAAAAAAGGAGTATTTCTATGAAAAAAATAAAGACCGGTTTCAACAATGGCACCATAAAATAATTCACCTGCCGATTGTTCAGAAAACAGAGGGGCTTCATTTTGGTGAAAATGAAACAAAGTATAATACCGAAAACGGGTCCTGGAAACTCGAAAATGAGCACCGGAATGCGCTTCATGCGATTGCCCCGCAGTTGAATAAAGATGATTTGGTTATACTGAGCGATTTAGATGAGATTCCTGCTCCTTCCATACTTGATAACAGAAATGCGCCGGAGACTCCTGTTGTTTTATCAATGCTTTTTCATTATTACTATCTGAATTGTCAGCAAACAGGTGCTTCAAAATGGTGGAAAGGATCCATACTGTCATCCGGGGAATACTTTCAGAAACATACGCCACAATCATTAAGGGATCAGCGTATTGGCCTCTCTGCTATAAAAAAAGGCGGCTGGCATTTCTCCTTTCTCGGGGGAATGGAAAAAATCAAATATAAACTGGAATCCTTTGCCCATACTGAATTTAACAAACCGGAATATCTGGATGAAAAACACATACGCTCTGCCCTTCAGGAAGGGAGGGATTTGTTCAAACAAAATAAGAATCGTTTTCGTTTTGTTTCTATAAATACTTATCCGGAGCCACTAAGAAAACTGGCAATGCAATACCCGGCGTTCCTGGCACCGGGACCTGCTTCCCTGACAACCAGGATCAGAAATTTGTTTATGAAAAATCCTGGTTAATGTAAGCTTTAATTGCAACATTGCTCCGTTTTACATGCTAAACCAGCATACAACTAAACCTGCTATAATTTTAAATAATTACACTGAGGTTTAAGGCATATATATTTACTGAAAAAATTAACATTCTTGTGTTGCGTTCCAGGCCCTTCTGTACGTTTTACCAGAATATAGAATATTTATTATTCAAACTAAGCAACGCTGAATCGAAAAGAACATCGGTCAATTCCCTTTACATGGCAAATTGAGCGGCCATCCTTTAGTTTGAATCATCTATTATCAGAACAGGGTATGAAAAAAGTATTACTATTTGCACCGGATTGGGTTGATTTTATTTCCGAATTTGAAAAAAACCTGAAATATTGCGGATTTGAGGTAGTAACGATAAATCGGGATATTCCCCCCTTTAAATACAAAAATGCCGGGCAGAAAATTTATAACTTTTTAAGGAAAACATTCTTACGCGATTTTTCGTACAAAAAAAGACTTAAAGAAAAGCATATTAAATATCACCAATATAAATTTAGCAGTCCGGCTGATTTTTACGATTATGCGTTTATAGTTCGGGCAGACATTCTCACCATTGATGAATTAAAACTCATCAGGCAAATTTCCGTTAAAATGGTAGGTTATCATTTTGATGCATTGCACAGGTATCCCGGGATTTTTAGCAGAATCAATTATTTTGACCGCTTTTTTGTTTTTGACCCTGAAGATCTTCAAAAATATCCCCAATACCGACTGCAGTTCATTACTAATTTCTATTTTGATTATCCCGGATCTGACATTGACACTCCTTCCACAGGCAGAACAGAATATGACCTTTACTATTTGGGCTCCTATGAACCATCAAGAATGAATGAGATAGTAAAGCTTAGTGATTTTTTAATAAAAAACAATACCCGTTACAAAATTGAGCTGTTCTTTTATAAAGATAAACTTCATAAAATAACCCCTGAACTGGAAAAGCTGATCACCTGCCTTACAAAGAGCATTCCTATGCAAGAGTACCTGCTGCGGGTGAAAAAAGCAGCAGCAATCCTGGACTTTGTTCTTCCGCAACATACGGGGCTTTCTTTCAGAGTGTTTGAAAGCATCAGATACGAAAAGAAACTGGTTACTACTAACCAGCATGTAATGCACTATGACTTTTATATCCCCGATAATATTTTCATTTTAAATGACAACTATGAGGAACTGGCTGAATTTCTGAAAAGGCCGTATGTAAAGCTGCCGGCAAAAATCAGGAAAAAGTATAGCTTTACAAATTGGATCAAAAACGTATTTGAAGAGGGATCATTTGAAAAGATTCATCTAAATACAACCGTAAACGCGGAATAGTTACCAACTTAACCAAACTTAATAAGTTAAGTAACGCCTAAAACAGAAGCTTCTTCAATATATTTCAGGTTGTTCAGGCATTTAATCCAATACAAATCTTTATCTTGAAAATGTACCGGCGCAATGCTATTCTGCCATTAAAAAACTGAACAAACTTCAACGAATTCAGAATATGTTATCCATAGTAGTATCTTCTTATAAAGAACATTTGT
This window encodes:
- a CDS encoding glycosyltransferase family 17 protein → MKIYDCFTFFNELDLLEFRLKLLDKYVDYFVLAESNLTHSGKKKEYFYEKNKDRFQQWHHKIIHLPIVQKTEGLHFGENETKYNTENGSWKLENEHRNALHAIAPQLNKDDLVILSDLDEIPAPSILDNRNAPETPVVLSMLFHYYYLNCQQTGASKWWKGSILSSGEYFQKHTPQSLRDQRIGLSAIKKGGWHFSFLGGMEKIKYKLESFAHTEFNKPEYLDEKHIRSALQEGRDLFKQNKNRFRFVSINTYPEPLRKLAMQYPAFLAPGPASLTTRIRNLFMKNPG
- the rplK gene encoding 50S ribosomal protein L11 produces the protein MAKEISGFVKLQVKGGQANPAPPVGPALGSKGVNIMEFCKQFNARTQDKMGKVLPVLITVYSDKSFEFVIKTPPASIQLMEAAKIQKGSKESNRAKVGKVTWDQVEAIAKDKMPDLNCFTVEAAMKMVAGTARSMGLNVEGKAPWEN
- the rplJ gene encoding 50S ribosomal protein L10, with translation MTKEQKTEVIELLKGKFAQYDNFYITDTESLTVDQVGKLRRACFDKNVEMKVAKNTLIRKALESLDSEKYSGVFDSLHQVTALLFSENPKEPALILSSFRKEGKLDKPVLKAAFIDGSVYQGDNNLEVLTALKSKQDVIGEIIGLLQSPAKNVISGLNAGNKLASLVKALEERAN
- the rplA gene encoding 50S ribosomal protein L1, which encodes MAFISKKRKVANAKLDANKAYTLKEASALVKDINVAKFDASVDLHVRLGVDPKKADQAIRGTVTLPHGTGKTKRVLVLCTPEKEADATTAGADYVGLDEYVQKIEGGWTDVDVIIATPSVMPKIGKLGKILGPRNLMPNPKTGTVTNDVAAAVNEVKGGKIAFKVDKAGIVHASIGRVSFSADKIAENGQEFLNALIKAKPTTAKGTYLKGISMASTMSPGIPLDTKSFVQ
- the rplL gene encoding 50S ribosomal protein L7/L12; the protein is MADLKAFAEQLVNLTVKEVNELAQILKDEYGIEPAAAAVAVAAPAAGGGAAAVEEKTAFDVILKASGPNKLNVVKVVKDLTGLGLKEAKELVDGAPKPVKEGVAKAEADDIAAKLKEAGAEVEVA
- a CDS encoding CgeB family protein, which gives rise to MKKVLLFAPDWVDFISEFEKNLKYCGFEVVTINRDIPPFKYKNAGQKIYNFLRKTFLRDFSYKKRLKEKHIKYHQYKFSSPADFYDYAFIVRADILTIDELKLIRQISVKMVGYHFDALHRYPGIFSRINYFDRFFVFDPEDLQKYPQYRLQFITNFYFDYPGSDIDTPSTGRTEYDLYYLGSYEPSRMNEIVKLSDFLIKNNTRYKIELFFYKDKLHKITPELEKLITCLTKSIPMQEYLLRVKKAAAILDFVLPQHTGLSFRVFESIRYEKKLVTTNQHVMHYDFYIPDNIFILNDNYEELAEFLKRPYVKLPAKIRKKYSFTNWIKNVFEEGSFEKIHLNTTVNAE
- a CDS encoding ABC transporter ATP-binding protein, encoding MKLKKFGRLFKYIGYYKWKILLYVSLAILATSLSVLSVAMLGPLMSIIFDTGGGDAAKQMLSGSSTGRLVTNILTTAITEHGKLFAVALCCMFIIVTTFLKNLFLYTSSYISVPVRSSIVIHLKNDVYKKILTLPVGYFSEQRKGDIMSRMTNDVALIEGSIINTMEGLVKDPITVIGYLFTMIFISPTLSLFLFILLPATAFIIGRISRSLKRQSNEASERVGETLGILDETLSGIRIVKAFCAEKILESRFIRMNSTLLGINKKMSARRDLASPLTELLGVIVLCVIIYFGANLILNGNRLQAGDLISYIAIFALMINPAKTLSTSYFNVQAGSAAIERLEELLNTPVTVQDNGRKQLEEFKDCIEFRNVCFSYNETPILKNISFSIPKGKTVALVGSSGAGKSTLADLVPRFHDTTSGEILFDGVNIKEYSIQSVREHIGIVTQEPILFNDTIANNITLAEPDASQEAIENAAKVANAYRFIENKPEKFETNIGDRGIKLSGGERQRLTIARAVLKNPPILILDEATSSLDTESERLVQDAINKMMQNRTSLVIAHRLSTVRHADEIIVLNRGEIAERGSHEKLMLIEGGIYRKLVDMQEMV